Proteins encoded together in one Rhizobium bangladeshense window:
- a CDS encoding ABC transporter ATP-binding protein, with product MTSLELREINKNYGAYHALRGIDLSVAQGEFIVMVGPSGCGKSTLLKSIAGLEAISSGQILINGRDVSRQEPGDRGIAMVFQSYALYPHMTVAENMGFGLRMAKRPKAEIDAAVARAARILRIDDQLDKRPKQLSGGQRQRVAIGRAITRSPEVFLFDEPLSNLDAALRTQMRVELSSLHAELGATMVYVTHDQVEAMTMASRIVVLNKGIIEQVGSPLELYRNPDNLFVAGFLGAPRMNFLGVTIDAVSGRSVTVSAPGLAPLTVELAQPTSLAKGARLTLGVRPEAISVVAEGSGDGAVHGEVRLVEHLGRETILYVDAGNLRTIASESGTGNITAQLSYVAPFAAGQKVALKLDANELYLFSPDDGRTISARKTILDK from the coding sequence ATGACCAGTCTCGAACTTCGTGAGATCAACAAGAATTATGGCGCCTATCACGCGCTGCGCGGCATCGATCTTTCCGTGGCGCAGGGCGAGTTCATCGTCATGGTCGGCCCGTCCGGCTGCGGCAAGTCCACGCTATTGAAGAGCATTGCCGGCCTGGAGGCGATCTCCTCGGGCCAGATCCTGATCAACGGCCGGGACGTCAGCCGGCAGGAGCCGGGCGATCGAGGCATCGCCATGGTCTTTCAGTCCTATGCGCTTTATCCGCACATGACGGTGGCGGAGAATATGGGCTTCGGCCTGCGCATGGCCAAGCGCCCGAAGGCCGAGATCGATGCGGCGGTCGCCCGCGCCGCCAGGATCCTGCGCATCGACGACCAGTTGGACAAGCGGCCGAAGCAGCTTTCCGGCGGCCAGCGCCAGCGTGTGGCGATCGGCCGGGCGATCACCCGCTCGCCCGAGGTCTTCCTGTTCGACGAGCCGCTGTCGAACCTCGACGCCGCGCTGCGCACCCAGATGCGCGTCGAATTGAGCAGCCTGCATGCCGAGCTCGGCGCCACCATGGTCTACGTCACCCACGACCAGGTGGAGGCGATGACCATGGCAAGCCGCATCGTCGTGTTGAACAAGGGCATCATCGAGCAGGTCGGCTCGCCGCTGGAGCTTTACCGCAACCCCGACAATCTCTTCGTCGCCGGCTTCCTCGGCGCGCCCAGAATGAATTTCCTCGGCGTCACAATCGACGCCGTTTCCGGCCGCAGCGTCACCGTTTCCGCGCCCGGCCTTGCGCCGCTGACCGTGGAGCTTGCCCAGCCGACATCGCTTGCGAAGGGCGCAAGGCTGACGCTCGGCGTGCGGCCGGAGGCGATCTCCGTGGTCGCTGAGGGCAGTGGGGACGGGGCCGTGCATGGCGAAGTCCGCCTCGTCGAGCATCTCGGCCGCGAGACCATTCTCTATGTCGATGCCGGCAATCTCCGCACCATCGCGTCGGAAAGCGGCACCGGCAACATCACCGCGCAGCTCTCCTATGTCGCGCCCTTCGCCGCCGGGCAGAAGGTGGCGCTGAAGCTCGATGCCAACGAGCTCTATCTTTTCTCCCCCGATGACGGCCGCACGATCAGCGCCCGCAAGACCATTCTCGACAAATAA
- a CDS encoding carbohydrate ABC transporter permease — MYPRPIPETAIWQRRLYVFAVVVVLILWLCPLFAIVLTSFRSTADVMGGNLWGWPTEIGVIDNYRAVFTDTPMARYFLNSLTITIPSVIGVLVMSTLAGFVLSRYRFRGNMLIFALFVGGNFLPHQIMMIPVRDLMVRLDLIDTTVALIIFHVAFQTGFATLFMRNFIAALPDELFQAARAEGASPFQTLIHVVIPLVRPALAALAILIFTFVWNDYFWAVVLTVSDSVKPVTAGLANLRGEWVSAWNLVSAGTIVVAVPPVVMFFLMQRHFIAGLTMGAVKG; from the coding sequence ATGTATCCTCGTCCGATACCCGAAACCGCGATTTGGCAGCGCCGCCTCTATGTGTTCGCCGTCGTCGTCGTGCTCATCCTCTGGCTCTGCCCGCTCTTTGCGATCGTCCTCACCTCCTTCCGCTCGACGGCCGATGTGATGGGCGGCAATCTCTGGGGCTGGCCGACCGAGATCGGCGTCATCGACAATTACAGGGCCGTCTTCACCGACACGCCGATGGCGCGCTATTTCTTGAACAGCCTGACGATCACCATTCCCTCTGTCATCGGCGTGCTCGTCATGTCGACGCTCGCCGGCTTCGTGCTGTCGCGCTACCGCTTTCGCGGCAACATGCTGATCTTCGCGCTCTTCGTCGGCGGCAATTTCCTGCCGCACCAGATCATGATGATCCCCGTGCGCGACCTGATGGTGCGGCTCGACCTGATCGATACGACGGTGGCGCTGATCATCTTCCACGTCGCCTTCCAGACGGGCTTTGCGACGCTCTTCATGCGCAATTTCATTGCCGCACTTCCCGATGAGCTGTTTCAGGCGGCGCGCGCCGAAGGCGCCTCGCCCTTCCAGACGCTCATCCATGTGGTGATCCCGCTGGTGCGGCCGGCACTCGCCGCGCTCGCCATCCTGATCTTCACCTTCGTCTGGAACGATTACTTCTGGGCCGTGGTGCTGACCGTCAGCGACAGCGTCAAGCCGGTGACGGCGGGCCTTGCCAATCTGCGCGGCGAGTGGGTCTCGGCCTGGAACCTGGTTTCGGCGGGCACCATCGTCGTCGCCGTGCCCCCCGTCGTGATGTTCTTCCTGATGCAGCGGCATTTCATCGCCGGCCTCACCATGGGCGCGGTGAAGGGATGA
- a CDS encoding carbohydrate ABC transporter permease, whose amino-acid sequence MQTLWRRQRWWLTPTLLIAPAILLFFTVILLSAVRSVWISFHEWDGFGDMVWIGLGNYVELYNDPQFYVSLKNNLIWLVMFMAAPPIGLAIALLVNQKISGMRFLKSLFFIPLVLASVTVGVVFTWVYTPEFGLLALIYRAFGAVAPAVLSDEHFVTFAIVIAALWPQITFCMVLYLAGLNNLSEELIGAGRVDGARGWNMLRHIVLPQLTQVTFIAIAVTVVGALRSFDMISVMTAGGPFGSSSVLAYQMYEQSIFSYRFGYGAAIASVLFVIMAVFIAWYLTHIIRSEERGG is encoded by the coding sequence ATGCAGACATTATGGCGCCGCCAGCGGTGGTGGCTGACTCCGACTCTGCTCATCGCGCCGGCGATCCTGCTATTCTTCACCGTCATCCTGCTGTCGGCGGTCAGGAGCGTCTGGATCAGCTTTCACGAGTGGGACGGTTTCGGCGACATGGTCTGGATCGGGCTCGGCAATTACGTCGAGCTTTACAACGATCCGCAATTCTACGTGTCGCTGAAGAACAATCTGATCTGGCTCGTCATGTTCATGGCAGCACCCCCGATCGGGCTCGCCATCGCACTCCTGGTCAACCAGAAAATATCAGGCATGCGCTTTCTGAAGTCGCTGTTCTTCATTCCGCTGGTGCTCGCTTCGGTCACGGTCGGCGTCGTCTTCACCTGGGTCTATACGCCGGAATTCGGGCTGCTGGCGCTGATCTATAGGGCGTTCGGGGCGGTGGCGCCGGCGGTGCTTTCCGACGAGCATTTCGTCACCTTCGCGATTGTCATCGCCGCACTCTGGCCGCAGATCACCTTCTGCATGGTGCTCTATCTCGCCGGCCTCAACAATCTGAGCGAAGAGCTGATCGGGGCCGGCCGCGTCGATGGCGCTCGGGGCTGGAACATGCTGCGCCACATCGTGCTGCCGCAGCTGACCCAGGTCACCTTCATCGCCATCGCAGTCACTGTCGTGGGCGCGCTGCGCTCCTTCGACATGATCTCCGTCATGACCGCGGGCGGGCCGTTCGGATCGTCCTCGGTGCTCGCCTATCAGATGTACGAGCAGTCGATCTTCTCCTACCGCTTCGGCTACGGCGCGGCGATCGCCTCGGTGCTCTTCGTGATCATGGCCGTGTTCATCGCCTGGTATCTCACCCACATCATCCGCAGCGAAGAGAGGGGAGGCTGA